The genome window CTTATCTAGTACAGCCCCAAACATTTTGCCCGCCATGAAAACATCGCCCGCGCTGGCGGGTTTTGCCGTAAAATTGCATCTTGCATTCATGTTTACGGTTAGGCAGCCTGAAAATGGCTTTATCTGTCTAATTCACAACATTCACAACGCAAACACCCACAACAAGAGGAAACACCATGAAATCACAAATAGAACAAATCCTTATCCCCACCACCCAGCGCACGCTCGGCAGCGAAAAAGCCGTGAAAAGCGTTGCCGAAGAAAATGGCAGCCTGAAAGTGGCGTTGGAATTCGGCTATCCCGTTGCCCACATCGCGCAGCAGCTTCACGAAGCCATCGCCGCCGCCACAGGCAAGCCCATCAAGCTGGAAATCACGCACAATGTTGTCGCGCATAAAGTGCAAAACGGCATCCCTACGATTAAGGGCGTGAAAAACATCATCGCCGTGGCATCGGGCAAGGGTGGCGTGGGCAAATCCACCACCACCGCCAACTTGGCGACCGCGCTGGCAAAAATGGGCGCGCGCGTAGGCGTGTTGGATGCCGATTTATACGGCCCCAGCCAGCCCACCATGCTCGGCGTGGCAACACAGCAGCCTGAAAAACAAGCGCAGCAGCTGATTCCCGTAACCAACGCAGACGGCATTCAGGTGATGTCCATCGGCTTTTTGGTGGACACCGACCAAGCCGTTGTGTGGCGCGGCCCGATGGTGTCGCAAGCCTTGCAGCAGCTGTTGATGCAAAGCCAATGGGACGATGTGGATTATCTGTTTGTGGATTTGCCCCCCGGTACAGGCGATATTCAGCTTACGTTGTCGCAAAAAATCCCCGTAACCGGCGCGGTGGTGGTTACCACGCCGCAAGACATCGCGCTGATTGACGCGCGCAAGGCGGTGGATATGTTTAACAAGGTGAACATTTCTATTTTGGGCGTGTTGGAAAATATGTCGGTGCATGTGTGCAGCAATTGCGGGCATCATGAAGCGCTGTTTGGCAGCGATGGCGGCAAAAATCTTGCGGCGAAATTGAACGTGCCGTTGCTGGGGCAATTGCCGTTGTCGTTGCCAGTGCGCGAAGCGATGGATGCGGGCACGGCAGGCGCGTTGTTGGACACGCAAGCCGCTATCGCCGACATCTACACCCAAGCCGCATTCCAAATTGTGCTGGCGGTGGCAGACAAAGGGCGCGATTTCAGCAGCAAGTTTCCGAAGATTGTGATTGAGTCGTAAGCGGTTCAACACGGCTTGACGCAGTTCAACGCGCAATAAGGCAGCCTGAAAATGGGTTTTATCATCCCTTTTCAGGCT of Kingella oralis contains these proteins:
- the apbC gene encoding iron-sulfur cluster carrier protein ApbC, whose product is MKSQIEQILIPTTQRTLGSEKAVKSVAEENGSLKVALEFGYPVAHIAQQLHEAIAAATGKPIKLEITHNVVAHKVQNGIPTIKGVKNIIAVASGKGGVGKSTTTANLATALAKMGARVGVLDADLYGPSQPTMLGVATQQPEKQAQQLIPVTNADGIQVMSIGFLVDTDQAVVWRGPMVSQALQQLLMQSQWDDVDYLFVDLPPGTGDIQLTLSQKIPVTGAVVVTTPQDIALIDARKAVDMFNKVNISILGVLENMSVHVCSNCGHHEALFGSDGGKNLAAKLNVPLLGQLPLSLPVREAMDAGTAGALLDTQAAIADIYTQAAFQIVLAVADKGRDFSSKFPKIVIES